The following proteins are encoded in a genomic region of Montipora foliosa isolate CH-2021 chromosome 10, ASM3666993v2, whole genome shotgun sequence:
- the LOC137972641 gene encoding uncharacterized protein: MASWEDSVLREAVRRKDCISSVNRGPLTPRKRDASQFEECRRRAQIQTMKNAFRTLSFRSEPTIGEEHLRRSAKCTAEAPSTRGDLVVEKKYEDLIHDFVPDCFEHIQNFHHYRSDLARINSGFKVMYLSDSERTANSENELRKRSCTDANESSSRNKQKQRLPSPSDGSEDDATSDIEDPRGRLEKAAGKSMPSQPSFQSIDSNFSGTKPPVTTPNRMSRGSSIRTLLYENRKGDKSVNLNGTSFRLEPSVCQAEQNHCPHGLAPFHSRFPHLKASSLPSSPTRQRWSETATPPWQQYRVLCDAFRPNNSPRSVV; this comes from the exons ATGGCCAGTTGGGAAGACAGTGTGTTG CGAGAAGCTGTCAGAAGAAAAGACTGCATATCTAGCGTCAATCGCGGGCCATTGACTCCGCGAAAACGAGACGCTTCACAGTTTGAGGAATGTCGACGCAGAGCGCAAATTCAAACAATGAAGAACGCTTTCCGCACGTTGTCATTCCGTTCAGAACCGACTATCGGAGAAGAGCATCTGAGAAGATCAGCAAAATGCACTGCTGAAGCACCAAGCACAAGGGGCGACCTTGTTGTGGAAAAGAAATACGAAGATTTGATTCACGACTTCGTGCCTGATTGCTTCGAGCATATTCAGAATTTCCATCATTACCGGAGCGATCTGGCAAGGATAAACTCCGGCTTCAAGGTAATGTATCTAAGCGACAGTGAAAGGACAGCAAATAGTGAGAACGAGCTTAGAAAG CGAAGCTGCACAGATGCCAATGAATCGAGTTCGAGAAATAAACAGAAACAGCGATTACCGAGTCCGAGTGATGGCAGCGAGGATGATGCAACAAGTGACATTGAAGACCCACGTGGCAGGCTCGAAAAGGCGGCTGGGAAGTCCATGCCGAGCCAGCCGAGTTTTCAAAGTATTGACAGCAATTTTTCTGGTACAAAACCTCCAGTCACTACCCCCAACAGAATGTCCAGAGGATCGTCCATACGAACGCTTCTTTATGAAAACCGCAAAGGCGATAAAAGTGTTAACCTCAATGGAACATCGTTTAGGCTAGAACCCTCAGTGTGTCAAGCAGAACAGAATCACTGTCCCCACGGCCTTGCACCATTTCATTCACGTTTCCCACATCTTAAAGCGAGTTCTCTTCCTTCCAGCCCCACGAGACAAAGATGGAGTGAAACGGCAACTCCTCCATGGCAACAATACAGAGTTCTCTGCGATGCATTTCGACCAAACAACTCGCCCCGGAGCGTCGTGTGA